The following coding sequences are from one Canis lupus baileyi chromosome 23, mCanLup2.hap1, whole genome shotgun sequence window:
- the LOC140615273 gene encoding olfactory receptor 51V1-like, with protein MALGSSSLNSSSFLLTGFSGLEQQYPWISIPFSTIYAMVLLGNCLVLHVIRTEPSLHQPMFYFLAMLALTDLCMGLSTVHTVLGILWGFIREISLDSCIAQSYFIHGLSFMESSVLLTMAFDRYVAICNPLRYSSILTNSRIFKIGLIIVGRSFFFITPPIINLKFFHYCHSHSLSHSFCLHQDLLRLACSDIRFNSYYALMLVILTLLLDAVLILYSYVLILRAVLAIASQEEQHKLFQTCISHLCAVLVFYIPIISLTMVHRFGKHLSPVIHVLMGNIYILFPPLMNPIIYSVKTQQIRSRMLRLFSLDMCRVA; from the coding sequence ATGGCGTTGGGAAGTTCTAGCCTaaattcttcctccttccttctcacgGGATTTTCTGGCCTGGAGCAGCAATATCCTTGGATCTCCATTCCCTTCTCCACTATCTACGCCATGGTGCTTTTGGGCAACTGCCTGGTGCTGCACGTGATCCGGACTGAGCCGAGCCTGCACCAGCCCATGTTCTACTTCCTGGCCATGCTGGCCCTCACTGACCTGTGCATGGGGCTGTCCACGGTGCACACGGTGCTGGGCATCCTGTGGGGGTTCATTCGAGAAATCAGCCTGGATTCGTGCATTGCCCAGTCCTACTTCATCCATGGTCTTTCCTTCATGGAGTCCTCTGTCCTCCTTACTATGGCCTTTGATAGGTATGTCGCCATTTGCAATCCACTGCGGTATTCCTCCATTCTGACTAATTCCAGGATTTTCAAAATCGGGCTCATCATAGTGGGTAGGAGTTTCTTCTTTATTACACCCCCCATCATCAATCTGAAATTTTTCCATTACTGTCACTCCCATAGCCTCTCTCACTCGTTCTGCCTACACCAGGACCTTCTGCGTCTAGCTTGCTCAGACATCAGGTTTAATAGCTACTATGCCCTGATGTTGGTCATTCTCACGCTGTTGTTGGATGCTGTTCTCATCCTTTACTCCTATGTGCTGATTCTTAGGGCAGTCCTGGCAATTGCCTCTCAGGAGGAACAGCATAAATTATTTCAGACCTGCATCTCCCACCTGTGTGCTGTTCTCGTGTTCTATATCCCTATCATTAGCTTAACAATGGTGCACCGTTTTGGCAAGCATCTCTCACCTGTGATCCATGTACTTATGGGCAACATCTACATCCTTTTCCCACCTTTGATGAACCCCATCATCTACAGTGTCAAGACCCAGCAGATTCGGAGCAGAATGCTCAGACTCTTTTCTCTGGATATGTGTCGAGTTGCCTAG
- the LOC140615499 gene encoding olfactory receptor 52Z1P-like: MAPFSYNHTNTQDMWYVLIGIPGLEDSHPWISIPICSMYVLAVIGNSFLIFLIVTERSLHEPMYFFLSMLASADVLLSTATAPKMLAIFWFQSMDISFGSCVSQMFFIHFIFVAESAILLAMAFDRYVAICHPLRYTTILTSSATGKIGIAAVVRSFFICLPFIFLVYRLRYCGRNIIPHSYCEHMGIARLACDSIKVNIIYGLTVALLSTGLDIVFIIMSYTMILCTVFQIPSWAARFKALNTCASHICVILMFYAPAFFSFFAHRFGGKTIPHHIHILVANLYVVVPPMLNPIIYGVKTKQIQDRVTLLFSFISTCC; the protein is encoded by the coding sequence ATGGCCCCTTTCTCTTACAACCACACCAATACCCAGGATATGTGGTATGTCCTGATTGGAATCCCAGGGCTGGAAGATTCTCACCCCTGGATCTCCATCCCTATCTGTTCGATGTACGTGTTGGCTGTCATAGGCAACAGCTTCTTGATCTTCCTGATTGTGACTGAGCGCAGTCTCCACGAGcccatgtattttttcctttccatgctGGCCTCGGCAGATGTGCTGCTCTCCACAGCCACGGCCCCCAAGATGCTGGCCATCTTCTGGTTCCAGTCCATGGATATATCCTTCGGTAGCTGTGTATCTCAGATGTTCTTCATACATTTCATCTTTGTGGCAGAATCTGCTATTCTCCTGGCCATGGCAtttgaccgctatgtggccatctgtcaCCCCCTGAGATACACCACCATCTTAACCTCCTCAGCCACTGGGAAGATTGGCATAGCAGCTGTGGTCAGGAGCTTTttcatctgccttccattcatCTTCCTGGTTTACCGACTTAGGTACTGTGGGAGAAACATCATTCCCCACTCCTACTGTGAGCACATGGGCATTGCCAGATTGGCATGTGACAGTATCAAGGTCAACATCATCTATGGCCTGACTGTGGCCCTACTGTCTACAGGACTGGATATTGTGTTCATCATTATGTCGTACACCATGATCCTTTGCACAGTGTTTCAGATACCTTCCTGGGCTGCCAGATTCAAGGCCCTCAACACATGTGCTTCCCACATCTGTGTCATCCTTATGTTCTATGCCCcagcattcttttcattttttgcccATCGTTTTGGGGGTAAAACCATCCCTCACCACATCCACATCCTGGTAGCCAATCTCTATGTGGTTGTTCCCCCTATGCTAAACCCCATCATTTATGGGGTGAAGACCAAACAGATTCAAGACCGAGTAACATTGCTTTTCTCCTTCATCAGCACATGTTGTTAA